The Mangifera indica cultivar Alphonso chromosome 8, CATAS_Mindica_2.1, whole genome shotgun sequence genome has a window encoding:
- the LOC123222613 gene encoding fasciclin-like arabinogalactan protein 8 has translation MAYTMSSARNLLSVLILSVIATIVVAHNITDILKDHPEYSQFNSYLTQTKLADEINSRTTITVLVLNNGAMSALVGKNPLSVIKNELRLHVLLDYYDGQKLHQISKGTTLTTTLYQTTGNAPGNSGFVNITDLQGGKVGFGAATPGSKLDSSYSKSVKQIPYNISVLEISSPIIQPGILAAPAPSASDVNITALLEKAGCKTFASLLVSSGVIKTYESDIADGLTVFAPSDEAFKAEGVPDLSKLSSADMVALLEYHAASGYNPKGTLKTTKSPISTLATTGPGKFDLTVTTAGDEVTLHTGVASSRVADTVLDSTPLAILTVDNVLLPTELFGKAPSPAPAGEPVASPSPAPAVPSPTPAPASVEGPSPSAASPPAPPTETPVEAPAEGPAGSENSTADNAAIHVNAPAFFATVVTVLCSVFLS, from the coding sequence ATGGCATACACGATGAGCTCTGCGCGAAATCTCTTGTCCGTTCTTATTCTCTCTGTAATAGCCACTATCGTAGTAGCCCACAACATCACCGACATTCTTAAAGACCACCCCGAGTACTCACAGTTCAACAGCTACCTCACCCAAACAAAACTCGCCGATGAAATCAACAGCCGTACAACAATCACCGTTCTTGTCCTCAATAATGGCGCTATGTCAGCTCTCGTAGGCAAAAACCCTCTCTCTGTCATCAAGAACGAGCTTAGGCTTCACGTTTTACTCGACTACTACGATGGGCAAAAGCTCCATCAAATCTCTAAGGGAACAACACTCACTACCACTCTCTACCAAACTACCGGAAATGCCCCTGGAAATTCGGGTTTTGTCAACATTACTGACCTCCAAGGTGGCAAGGTCGGTTTCGGTGCGGCTACTCCCGGTTCAAAACTCGACTCATCCTACAGCAAATCCGTTAAACAGATTCCTTATAATATCTCTGTGCTTGAGATCAGTTCTCCAATAATTCAGCCGGGAATCTTGGCGGCTCCGGCCCCTTCGGCTTCAGACGTTAACATAACGGCTTTGCTAGAGAAAGCTGGATGCAAGACCTTTGCTAGCTTGCTTGTTTCTAGTGGTGTGATTAAGACCTACGAGTCAGATATTGCTGATGGCTTGACTGTGTTTGCACCGTCTGATGAGGCGTTTAAGGCTGAAGGTGTTCCTGATCTAAGTAAACTCAGTAGTGCTGACATGGTTGCTCTCTTGGAGTATCATGCGGCCTCTGGCTACAATCCAAAGGGGACCTTGAAGACTACTAAGAGTCCAATCTCGACCTTGGCCACTACAGGTCCAGGAAAGTTTGATCTGACGGTTACAACAGCCGGTGACGAGGTAACTCTGCACACTGGAGTCGCATCGTCAAGAGTTGCCGACACTGTGCTTGACTCAACGCCGTTGGCTATTCTAACCGTTGACAATGTACTCTTGCCTACCGAGTTATTTGGAAAGGCACCGTCTCCAGCTCCAGCAGGTGAGCCAGTGGCGTCTCCATCTCCGGCCCCAGCTGTACCATCGCCAACTCCTGCTCCAGCCTCCGTTGAGGGGCCGTCACCGTCAGCCGCGTCACCGCCAGCTCCTCCTACTGAGACGCCAGTGGAAGCGCCAGCTGAAGGTCCGGCCGGGTCGGAGAATAGTACCGCCGACAATGCTGCCATTCACGTGAACGCACCTGCTTTCTTCGCAACGGTGGTGACTGTTCTTTGCTCGGTGTTTTTGTCCTGA
- the LOC123224230 gene encoding serine/threonine-protein kinase Aurora-3-like isoform X1, whose product MNSETEAGENPGRQWSLQDFEIGKPLGKGKFGRVYLAREFKSKYIVALKIIFKEQIEKYRIHHQLRREMEIQTGLVHPNILRLYGWFHDDERIFMILEYAHGGELYRELRKRGHFTEKQGATYIASLTHALAYCHDKHVIHRDIKPENLLLDHEGQLKIADFGWSVQSKSKRNTMCGTLDYLAPEMVENKAHDFAVDNWTLGILCYEFLYGAPPFEAESQNDTFKRIVNVDLIFPSTPSISSEAKNLINQLLVKDSSKRLSLRKIMEHPWIIKNAEPL is encoded by the exons ATGAATTCGGAAACTGAAGCAGGAGAAAATCCTGGGAGACAATGGTCCTTGCAAGACTTTGAGATCGGAAAGCCCCTGGGCAAAGGCAAATTTGGCAGAGTATACCTAGCTCGAGAATTCAAg AGCAAGTACATAGTGGCATTGAAGATAATATTCAAAGAGCAGATAGAAAAGTACAGAATTCATCATCAATTGAGAAGAGAGATGGAAATACAAACAGGTCTAGTTCACCCTAATATACTGCGCCTCTACGGTTGGTTTCATGACGATGAGCGAATATTCATGATTCTTGAGTATGCACATGGTGGTGAGCTTTACAGAGAGCTCAGAAAGAGAGGTCATTTCACTGAAAAGCAAGGCGCTACG tacATTGCAAGTCTCACTCATGCCTTGGCATACTGTCACGACAAGCATGTGATTCATAGAGATATTAAGCCAGAAAACTTGTTGCTGGATCATGAG GGTCAATTAAAAATTGCCGACTTTGGATGGTCAGTACAGTCAAAAAGCAAGAGAAACACTATGTGTGGAACATTGGATTATTTAGCACCAGAAATGGTGGAGAACAAAGCTCATGATTTTGCAGTTGATAACTGGACATTGGGTATTCTTTGCTACGAGTTCCTCTATGGTGCCCCTCCATTTGAGGCTGAGAGTCAAAATGACACATTCAAAAG GATTGTGAATGTTGACCTGATCTTTCCTTCCACTCCTAGTATCTCATCAGAAGCCAAAAATCTTATCAACCAG CTTCTGGTGAAGGACTCCTCAAAGAGACTTTCTCTCCGGAAGATTATGGAGCACCCTTGGATAATTAAGAATGCAGAGCCCCTCTAA
- the LOC123224230 gene encoding serine/threonine-protein kinase Aurora-3-like isoform X2 gives MNSETEAGENPGRQWSLQDFEIGKPLGKGKFGRVYLAREFKSKYIVALKIIFKEQIEKYRIHHQLRREMEIQTGLVHPNILRLYGWFHDDERIFMILEYAHGGELYRELRKRGHFTEKQGATYIASLTHALAYCHDKHVIHRDIKPENLLLDHESKSKRNTMCGTLDYLAPEMVENKAHDFAVDNWTLGILCYEFLYGAPPFEAESQNDTFKRIVNVDLIFPSTPSISSEAKNLINQLLVKDSSKRLSLRKIMEHPWIIKNAEPL, from the exons ATGAATTCGGAAACTGAAGCAGGAGAAAATCCTGGGAGACAATGGTCCTTGCAAGACTTTGAGATCGGAAAGCCCCTGGGCAAAGGCAAATTTGGCAGAGTATACCTAGCTCGAGAATTCAAg AGCAAGTACATAGTGGCATTGAAGATAATATTCAAAGAGCAGATAGAAAAGTACAGAATTCATCATCAATTGAGAAGAGAGATGGAAATACAAACAGGTCTAGTTCACCCTAATATACTGCGCCTCTACGGTTGGTTTCATGACGATGAGCGAATATTCATGATTCTTGAGTATGCACATGGTGGTGAGCTTTACAGAGAGCTCAGAAAGAGAGGTCATTTCACTGAAAAGCAAGGCGCTACG tacATTGCAAGTCTCACTCATGCCTTGGCATACTGTCACGACAAGCATGTGATTCATAGAGATATTAAGCCAGAAAACTTGTTGCTGGATCATGAG TCAAAAAGCAAGAGAAACACTATGTGTGGAACATTGGATTATTTAGCACCAGAAATGGTGGAGAACAAAGCTCATGATTTTGCAGTTGATAACTGGACATTGGGTATTCTTTGCTACGAGTTCCTCTATGGTGCCCCTCCATTTGAGGCTGAGAGTCAAAATGACACATTCAAAAG GATTGTGAATGTTGACCTGATCTTTCCTTCCACTCCTAGTATCTCATCAGAAGCCAAAAATCTTATCAACCAG CTTCTGGTGAAGGACTCCTCAAAGAGACTTTCTCTCCGGAAGATTATGGAGCACCCTTGGATAATTAAGAATGCAGAGCCCCTCTAA
- the LOC123223513 gene encoding ankyrin repeat and zinc finger domain-containing protein 1: MSTESLVSATLKTSTTPQDKRHRSIFDLSPDFFDSCRLLSLSATLSSQYEVSAENSSCKTIDDTNGCVEDEKFKYGVGLSRWTCNTCKTEFESLQDQRQHFKSDVHRFNVKLVLADKDIVKEEDFDELTFDSLKDYDISSISGSEDETDKVPDHSNDSHGELVGSVRKKLFILLKTGERVSIWKCLLLNESESISCENDKAILISNDGRLGESAVIERLKILAGEPRDSTQFRVVLLARGGHFAGSIFDGNLVVTHKTFHRYVVRAKAGNKQSSKDRTGRHAHSAGASLRRHNELALKKDIQELLTSWKRYFDASVCVFVYAPSTNHQLLFNGDKPYFSHQRCAIQNIPLTVRRPTFKETQRIYKQLAQVAYEADEKDISSCSNQELNLSADSITSNNVPSSNKEDLEDNLDFKKTSDALSCKKPGEQCMSSESENEVIGKSTALHEAAESGNVQKVLELLEQGLDPCIKDERGRTPYMLADDKEVRNAFRRFMASNLNKWDWHAAKVPSALTKEMEESQAAKQAEKDAKRKARAKELKKLRREREKKAQAEAALSQNSTAVVDNSSTPSAVIKGQSQSGVSQISKEEELKRQQAAEREKRAAAAERRMAPAAALGTQGNNLTTTGVSTSQTKTGLAMNINCSCCGASLAGKVPFHRYNYKYCSTSCLHVHRGILEDG, from the exons ATGTCGACCGAATCCCTCGTCAGCGCCACCTTAAAGACAAGCACCACTCCACAAGACAAACGACACCGTTCAATCTTCGACCTCTCACCGGACTTCTTCGATTCTTGTCGTTTACTATCTCTCTCTGCAACTTTATCGTCCCAGTACGAAGTCAGCGCCGAGAATTCCTCTTGCAAGACCATTGACGACACCAATGGTTGcgttgaagatgaaaaattcaaatacggTGTCGGTTTAAGCAGATGGACATGTAATACTTGTAAGACCGAATTCGAGTCTCTTCAGGACCAGCGTCAGCACTTCAAATCCGATGTTCATCGTTTCAAT GTAAAGCTAGTGCTTGCTGATAAGGATATTGTGAAAGAGGAAGATTTTGACGAACTGACATTTGATTCTCTTAAAGACTATGATATATCTAGCATATCAGGATCTGAAGATGAAACTGATAAGGTACCCGACCACAGCAATGATTCACATGGGGAATTGGTTGGAAGTGTTCGGAAGAAATTGTTTATCCTTCTTAAGACCGGAGAGAGAGTTTCCATTTGGAAATGTTTGCTATTGAATGAGTCTGAAAGTATTTCATGTGAGAATGATAAAGCAATTTTGATCAGTAATGATGGGCGATTGGGAGAGAGTGCAGTGATTGAGAGATTGAAGATTTTGGCTGGTGAGCCAAGAGATAGTACTCAGTTTAGGGTTGTGTTACTTGCAAGAGGTGGGCATTTTGCTGGCAGCATATTTGATGGTAACTTGGTTGTGACTCACAAAACATTCCACAG ATACGTTGTGAGGGCCAAGGCTGGTAATAAACAGTCATCAAAAGATAGAACTGGCAGGCATGCACATTCTGCTGGAGCTTCTCTTCGACGACATAATGAACTTGCTTTAAAGAAG gacataCAAGAACTTCTTACATCTTGGAAGCGTTATTTTGATGCATCTGTTTGTGTGTTTGTTTATGCTCCTTCAACAAATCATCAACTACTTTTTAATGGAGATAAACCCTATTTTAGCCATCAGAGGTGTGCTATTCAAAATATTCCATTGACTGTGCGGAGGCCTACTTTCAAGGAAACACAGCGTATATATAAGCAATTGGCACAAGTTGCATATGAAGCGGATGAAAAAGACATTTCATCATGCTCTAATCAGGAATTAAATTTAAGTGCTGACTCCATTACTAGCAACAATGTCCCAAGCTCCAACAAAGAGGACTTGGAGGACAACTTGGACTTTAAGAAAACTTCTGACGCTTTGAGTTGCAAAAAACCTGGTGAACAGTGTATGTCAAGTGAGAGTGAAAATGAAGTCATTGGCAAATCAACAGCTTTACATGAAGCAGCAGAGTCTGGCAATGTTCAGAAGGTTTTGGAACTCCTAGAACAGGGTTTGGATCCTTGCATCAAAGATGAAAGGGGACGCACTCCATATATGCTGGCTGATGATAAGGAAGTTAGGAATGCTTTTAGACGGTTTATGGCCTCAAACCTTAATAAATGGGATTGGCATGCGGCTAAAGTACCTAGTGCATTAACAAAAGAAATGGAGGAATCTCAAGCTGCTAAACAG GCAGAGAAAGATGCCAAGCGCAAAGCAAGAgctaaagaattaaaaaaattgcgtagagaaagagaaaagaaggcACAG GCTGAGGCTGCACTGTCCCAGAATTCCACAGCAGTTGTAGATAACAGCTCAACACCATCTGCAGTTATAAAAGGACAGTCTCAATCTGGGGTGTCACAAATCTCTAAAGAg GAGGAACTGAAAAGACAACAGGCTgctgagagagaaaaaagagcAGCTGCTGCTGAGAGGAGAATGGCACCAGCTGCTGCCCTCGGTACTCAGGGCAATAACTTAACCACCACTGGAGTGAGCACTTCACAGACCAAAACAGGGCTAGCAATGAACATTAACTGTTCATGTTGTGGTGCATCATTAGCTGGTAAAGTTCCTTTTCACAGGTATAATTACAAATACTGCAGCACATCATGCTTGCATGTGCACAGAGGGATCCTTGAGGATGGATAA